Within Vicia villosa cultivar HV-30 ecotype Madison, WI linkage group LG1, Vvil1.0, whole genome shotgun sequence, the genomic segment AAGATTTGTTAGAAGTGTGTCTTCATCCTgattttatttgttgttgttttttataccactactgtgattgagggggagtgagtagggactcaggtctagcactagatttaaattgcattgggtaggtctaaAGTGAAGAGTTGTAAACAGGGGAAtttaactctgaattaatactgcttatagtggatttcctccttggcttggtagcccccatagtatgTGTTGTTGTacatcgaactgggtaaacaatcatttgtgttctttactgtttttgttCACTTTCTGCATGAATTTTATAATCAGTACTGAAGTGGATATCATAACATCAGATACGACATCCATCGCGTGCTACTAGAATTTTCACATTCTAATTAGCAAAAAGTCTCTTAAATCATGAAATTATTGGCAAGTACCATAACACTATAGCAGGAGCCCTAACGATTGCATGTTTTATGACTGAACCATTCATCATGGCTTCTCAAGCAAACAAGTTTTTTATGTTACCGAACCATCAGACATATCGAGGAAATGGTTAATCGTTCTCCAAGGAAAAATTATTCCTCTTAgtgatgaaagtcttgatattcCATCCATACCTTCTTACACAACACAAGTTCCTATCTCATATGATGAAGTTGATGGAGATGTTGTACATGCTATTTGAATCGATCATGAAGAAGGCATTTGGGAAAATTAACAAGTACTTAATTtattctttattcataatatattgaTGTATGTTATAGTTTTCAAGTATTTTTACTAACAAGTATTATTATTTGAAAGTATAGATCTTTAGAGTCAAGACACCAAAAGACAAGACACCAAAACACCAAGTTACAATCATGTGATGTTATGTAATGTATAAACTGTAGATTGTCTGTTATGATAAATTGTAGGATATTTGTTATGGTACAATTGAATATGATACAATTTTGTGATATTATGAATATGATACAATTAATGTTATTCTCATAACTTTATCACAAATGTGAGTTTTATTTTCTATTGTGATATGGTGAACAATAATACAGGTTAAAAAATAGGATTAATTATAAAAGCgggataatatttgttaattatgcaGAAAATTTAACAACGATTATAGTTATAACCGTTTTAATATTCCGTGCTGTCCAGAAAAAAATAAATGTCAAAACGGCGCATCTGGGAGTTGAACCCAAGACCATTAAATTTATCACAAGAGTCTTTTTTAAAACCTTTGTGATAGGGAGCGCGCTTTCCAGTTTATTACAACGGCTATTGGGCCGTGATTGTAAGAATTATATATTCAATGACACTCTATAGAACAACGCCTGAACCCACTTTGTTATATTTCTTTCCCAATTATTGTTAATTGGAATATACAAAACCATTGCTAACACCCCTCTATCATTAAGATAGCTATGTAATTTCTAAACTTTTTGTTATTTCATCCTCTATACACCAGAGTATCTATAATTCTCTTGCCTATCTTTGTAATATCAACAGGTTCACCAAAActtttgttgtttatatttttccATAGCTCATAGATAGTTTCAGCCGCCGCCATTTTGAGGATTGCAGCCCGCATTCCTTTTCCTTTCGTTTGTTGCACTAGCCACTTAGTCTCCTCGTGCCAATTCCCGGGAATATGAGGAACTTGCACCCATTGAAGGACTTCCATCCATATTTGCTTCATAGTATCACATTCAAATAATAGTTGTCTTATCGACTCTTCTTGTAAACATAAGTAGCAAGTAGTGTTATCGGTCAAGCTAAATTTATACAATTTATACTTCGTCGCCAACCTTTCATGACAAGCTAACCAAAAAATAAAACTGGCTCGGGACCTCGCATTATTTCCGTACAACAGGTTTTTCCACATTACTTTATGACCATAGTTTTGTAGGTTCCTATAAGCCATGCCCTTATTGAATTTCTTGTCCTCTATAATGTCTTCAAGTGCTTCTATACTTGCGACATCCTCTCTCTGGTCCAACATACTCTTTATAATTCATGAGTAATTTGCTTTAGCTTGAACTTCCATCAGATTATTATGCTTAACATAATAATATTGCACCCATTTTATCCACAATGAATCTTCCTTACCACTTAAGTTCCACATCAATTTCATTAAGCTAACTTTATACCAAACTTCAATATCAATGATATTTAATCCACCATAGCCTCTCGGCTTGCACATCTATTTCAAGCTACTGGGGCTTTTCGGCTACCCTCGTAACCATCAGTCCAAAGAAAATTACGACAAATGCTCTCAATTTTCTGCAACACTCCTTTTGGGAACGAAAAACAATTCATCCAGTAACTCGTGATCGCAAACATACCACTGTTAATAAGCTGCACTCTCCTCGCATATGTTAGCAGCTAGGTTGTCCAATGCTTAATCTTACAAACAATTTTGTCTATCAACGACGAGTAATGGTTTATAGAAAGTTTCTTACTTGTCACGGGAACTCCTCAAAAATTTTGAAATAGTTGAGTCTTTTTTCGTTCACAAAAATGAAACCAAACTTAATTATAATGTTCATTAAAATTTGAAGATAGCGGGGGTTATAAACCCCTCAACttgctaaaaaaacaaaaaaaacacaagaatTCACATTAGAGACCTATGATCGTATACGCCACCATGTTTAGTATTCCCTCTGTCCCATaatgaataatttatttagaataaaataatGTTAAAAAACAAACAGATCCTTAACCCCCAAGGATTGACCTAGTGGTGGAGGCTTGGGTCTTGAGATTGTGCTCATCTCAAGGTCCTAAATTTGAATCCTGCTAGATGATATCAATCCTTGTGTTGGGCCGGTACATGCAGAACTTTGTTCTGGCTTTAAACAGGACCCTCGCTAGTAGACATTGAAATTGATCTCTCTTGaattagtcggtcgcaaggctGAATACCAagatttcaataataataataataataataataataataataataataataataataataataataataataataataataataataataataataataataataataataataataataataataataataataataataataataataataataaacaggtccttaaagagagagaaaaaaagaatagAATAATATTTGAGAAAAAAAGAATACAAAACTCAATATTTTAacgataatattaattaatttaaattgattggAAGAGGACCAGCTACTTGATGACAAGACCAACTTCACTAGATCCTCGGGCTGTATTTATCATTTTTCAATTCAAATAACAAAAGACAGAAACGTCAAAATCGAAAAAGTTTGCGACAACAACACAATACTCAGCACCTGTTTCAACTGATCTCTGCTCTGTTAGGTTTGGACACGTTCATTGTACACATATTGTTTTAATCATTTGCAATTCAAATAGGATTATCAGCAACATCATCAACATGGATTAAACAAatcaactatctacccaatactaaaATGTAGCCCAAAATTACTAATTACCCCTTTCACTCAAATTTTTTTACATtaccaaaaggtctttcctgtaatTAACAAATTCAATATTCATCCATGCCATTTGGTAGCCTTCTATTGGTCAATGTCTTCAATTTTTGTACTTTGCCATTCTACTTTTCAGAACATTTCGTTTCCCTCCAACAAATATAGTCTCTTTGTAAGCAACACAAGAACCAATAGTCACTCTGCAAACATCACCAACATTTGTGCTCTCATCTTTTCGCAACCGGAGATATCTACCACCGCCCAGAGAGCTTCCTGTACCAAACATCACCCTCTTTCTCCAAACATCAACAACACCAGGTTTGAACCTTTCGGATTCTTCATGCAATATCATTGATTTGAACGGTTCAACAAAAAAACGCATCTTTCAACATATTTTGTGTGACAATATCTTGGTTCTAACCTTTTTTGTGTGTTTGCTTTTACTCTTACTTCTAATACCTTTGTTTGGATCTAACATGGTTTGCAATAGATGGTATTTGTGTGTTTGCTCTTGCTATTGATCTTTTTCGTTTATCTATTTTAACAGCAAGTttagatttttatatttttcttttatcttttccatCGATTTCAAAAAGGCATACTtccaaaaatattctaaaaagttGGTTTCCAGACATCTGCATCTATTGTTCGTTTTGATTTAGAAAGTTTTGCATTTATCTCTTTCAAACAGTTTTGGTTTTATCTCTTATATGTTACACTTGCCTTCTACCACAGGAACTATGTCAATGGCTCCCATTCTCATTAAGGATCTGGTCGGGAAACCAAGtaaggaaaatgcttattaggGTTGTTGATTTATGGGTTATTCTTGAGAAAAATGGACAACAACCCCTTGAAATGGTGTTGCAGGATGGAAaggtttgtttatttgtttgtttcagAATCAGAAcattttatagatttttttgttatttgaagGTTTATGACCATTGTTAGTTATTTATGCACATTGTTTGTTAATGCATTTCACACGGTGATAAAATTTATGTATGCTGTTACATTTTCTAACTACTAAACCGTCACTTTTTAATACAGTTTCAGGTTTGGAACGGGTCTCGACTTCACATTAACTTGGTGCATCCACGGGTTGCTGAATTCAAAACTAGGTAATGCGCTTTGAACCTGCAAGAACTTAAACACTATCATTCCTATTAGAATATATACCTGATGACTATTCTATTGAGATCTCAGTTTGGGAGAAAATGCTTTATCCAACATACCTTCCCCTTCACAATCATTAACTCAAGATTTATCCATTCAATCTACTAACAATTTCTATACTAGCTTCGGTGAGATCAAGAGTATCTGTGTAATCTCTGAATTAGGAAAGGTGTGCCTCTTATTACATTGTTTGTATTGTGAGAATATTTGGATTTTCAATATATCATTTAGTATGTTATTTTGATTTCAATTCTGTTTTCTATACTCTTTTACGCAATAGTATTGTTTCGCAATAACTATTGGGACTACAACAGGTTTCAGAGCCTCCAAGTTTGGATGGTATTTTGGGTTGTGCCCTGGCTGCAAAACTTCAAACAAAAATCTCGGCGACAAATTTGTAAGGATGTAATCCAACTATTTAGTCCTTATTTTGTTGGCCATTGTCATTATGACTCAACTATGCCATTTGCTCACTGACTTTAACTCCTCAAttgaatttttatcatgttttgtaATGAAGAGGAAATCTGTATTTCCTAATTGTTAATGCAATATGCATTCTTAATCACATGCTTAGAAGATTAAATCATTTGTTCATAAGACTACATGCTTAGAAAATTACAAATACATGCTGCTTCAAACTCATGCCGAAAATTTGAAACTTACCTTCTATAGAGATCAATAGATTTAGGTGAGTAAAATGTAGTACATATATTTTAAGCTCCACTATGTTATTTACATGTTTAGGGTATATATGAACCGGTTAAAGAATTAGTTGTATTAATTAGGGTATGTTTCTTCTCCATGATTTATTAAAGAATGCCAGTTAAAGAATGGCATCAGTATTCTGTTTGAGACTATCCATACATGTCAAGGACAAAGGGCTATGCTAAAGTGTCAAAACATATGCATAAAACCAAGTTAGACACAGGGCTGTCCTAACATGTCAAAACATACACATGGTTATATCCATCAAAGACAACTAAGAACATAAattaaaactcagaaatccaTCTTTAGAACCATCAAAAAATGGAATTCATTATTCAAtacatatatttaaaaacataagAGGATTAATTTATTATCAATACAAGAATTTCAAGTCACACATATGAATGAAATAACATTTGACAATTAAGAAGAAAAACACTTGCAACCAGCAAGTTCATTGTTGATGCATCATTTGTTAAATATCAGGAAACCACTAAAGTCAAGCAAATGCAGCAGGTTCATTGTTGATGCAACAGGTTGTTATACAATGTGCAATTAAATACTTTGACCAAcattgtttgtttttttctttatatattatACAAAGAAAGGCTGCCACGATTAATATGATCAATATTAGTTTCATTGGGAACAACATTTATGGTTTAAAATTTCCCTTTCCTGCGACAGATCTGCAGGTCATGGTACAAAGGCCATCATTTTGGGCAGCTCTAGAGTATATTGTCACTTCAACATTAATTGCTACCAACATGATCACACGGTAAGTCAATACTAAAGCACACTTTCTTTTGTTTTCTGACATATCTTTGAAAGTTCAATTTTGCTTTTTCCATGTCCAATTTAATGCTCGCGTCAGATATATTGTACTGTCCTAGCAGTATATACCAAACATGTTTGCTTTTTTGTACCATTGAGTGTTCACTTTTGCAAATATCATAGCTTTTATTTCATCCTACTAACTAGGAACCTTTGGCTTTTACTGTCCTTAAGGAAATACTATTTCACATTTGATATAAACATGTAGTAGAGTTCAAATACAGATTGACTTGGATTGCATACCAAATGGACTCCAAGGACTAAGTAGAGTTCAAATAGGATGAATTCAATAGAGTTTAGAAGTCTTTTGATTATAAGTAGAGTTTGAAGATCCAAATAGGGTGAATTCAAATAGGATGAATTCAGTGGAGTTTAAAAGTATTTTAGAAGTAGAGTTTAAAAGTCTTTTAGAAGTTTTTTAGAAGTCTTTTGATTATAAGTAGAGTTTGAAGATTCAAATAGGATGAATTCAGTGGCATACAATATGTGATAACCCTGCATTGGTGTTATTAGGAAGACATTGAGGTCTATTAACATGGTGGCCTAAACTCTAATTAATATTCAGCCATGCCCCGTGGGCCTGTCCCATTAACTCGTCTGTGAAGTTTTCACACTAGGTACATTGATTCAGATTATGTATATTGTCGCAGCTATTTCTATTCAGCCCTGCAATGTCGTAGTGTCCCATTAATGAGGCCTATTTTTCTAATCAGTGCTGAACTAGGCCCTTAAATGTTGATCCTCTAGATATATATTAGCTGTGATGCTCACATTGTTCACAATGACTTCAATTTCTATACATGTAGATATATATTAGCATGCTGCTTTTCGGTTGGTCGGAGGCTGATAATTGGTTGATCAAAGAAACAATGATCCACTTGCTTTTAGGAGATTCAAGTTGCTCTGATAATGAAGAAGGAGACATGAAATTAATACAGAAGATAACACTTAGAATTGGGGGTGTCTCAACAAATTGGATGTTTTCATGTTTATAATCACATTTAATTAAGATAGAGTTTTGAAAAATTATATACTTAATGGTCTCTTGCTGATAATTTAGAATTGTATACAATTTTGATTGGTTGTTGAATTTCTTATGCATATATTAATAAATTTCCTTAACTGTCTTTGCAATTTATATGAATACAACCATTTAAATTGTTGTAACTCCTCGTGAAACAGTTTATAGCACTGGAACGGGATATTTACATGTTTTAATATTTGTTAGCAAGTTATCAAAATttcatttattcaaaattatttatttattaatattttgtatCTTTTCTTTGATTGCATAAATGATGTGAGGATGGAAATAAATAGATTTGTACATTGTGACAATTAagcatatatataaatttattttcttttcaaattattAGTAAATTGCTATGACAccaataaacaatattttataagttgttttatgtgaatattattttaaatgaataaatataataatttaaagaatttattgatgttttatttaaaataaaactaacaaatatctcaatattttgaaatttttgaacatttaacacattgaaaaataaatattggaATTGTTTGATAAATTTATATTACACAAAATTAGCATATAAATACTATAATaacatataaatattataataaaatatttaatcatacgggtcactatcaacctaatatttaatttattttaattaataattgatatGTAAAATCTTTTCATTTTGTGTGATttttaatacaattaattttaaaataattatttattttacaatttcaATAATTCAAATTGTaccatattaaataaatttaccctttacccgtgcgggagcacgggtctcttactagtaaTGATAAATATAAGAGTAGTAGAATTCAAGATTGTATACTGATTTAATTTAGTCCATCCTTAGAAACTCTTAATCATATACCGTTAGCCGCCACACGAAAAGATGTGAACAGATACTTCTTGAGTCGCAACTACTACTAAGCTTTGCAATAAAAAATACTACAAAatcccttcattttaataaatattctttgagcatattgaatggtgaaaatttagtgatattttaattttttaattttgttgtttcttttttttttctttaattatatgTGAAAATATTGATTCTTAAAATTTTAAGAGATAGGGTTTGTTGAAAAAATcttgaaaaagaaaaacttaacattaaatattatctttttgggtgattttatttttatgagaCTTGTTTGTTTCAGTTTTCTCGTTTATGTTTCTTTAGAGCATCGCTAATGTTCTTTTTTCGGTGTGTTAAACTtagtttctttcatttttttaatatattctagCGGGGATTGATAGCACTTAGTAGAATTTGAACTCAGGATCTTGAAAGGAGCACAATTTCAAAACTCAAGCCTCAATCGCTAGACcaatattatcattattattattatttttattattattattattattattattattattattattattattgtgagatattggatcgaactctagtatggtcgaagggtagcttcttggttcgacaggattaagcatgaagtcgaaggttgttcacatgcttgtgtcgaagatgctagggttgttagcatgttaaattaggtttagtgtttaaaccctaatttgttaagttagcttgtttattaagttggcttgtgtaatgggccttgtggaaaaagcccattagttagtatgttaggttttattataaataacatactagtctctcatcattgctaagctgtaaatcctaatttagggtgtgagaggttatttgttattcttgtaaacttgtaatcttgttttaagagaaagtgaaagaatagcagctataaccaattcttgtgttcttcttatctcccCTAATTCccttttatattttgttcttgacatcgtttttcacaacaaattggtgcggtgagcgtggagaagatgccttcaacaaagtatgagattgaaaaattcaccggagtgaatgatttcgatctgtggcgcttgaagatgaaaaccCTActagttcagcagggttgcttggaagcgttgaagggagaggcagccatgaatgctgaattaacggcagcggagaaaaCGAATAtaatcgagaaagcacacagcgtaattttgttgagccttggtgataaggttctccggcaggtatcaaaggagacgacgacatcagggttatgggtgaaacttgaaagtttgtatatgaccaaatcgctggtaaatcgatctacctgaagcaagctttgtattcattcaagatgattgaagacaaagtgttggctgagcaggtgaatatgttcaacaagctgattcttgatcttgaaaatattgatgtaaagatcgatgatgaaaatcaagcgctgttactattatgttctttgcctcgatcacatgctcacttcaaagaaactctcttg encodes:
- the LOC131657519 gene encoding uncharacterized protein LOC131657519, which gives rise to MLDQREDVASIEALEDIIEDKKFNKGMAYRNLQNYGHKVMWKNLLYGNNARSRASFIFWLACHERLATKYKLYKFSLTDNTTCYLCLQEESIRQLLFECDTMKQIWMEVLQWVQVPHIPGNWHEETKWLVQQTKGKGMRAAILKMAAAETIYELWKNINNKSFGEPVDITKIGKRIIDTLVYRG
- the LOC131619108 gene encoding uncharacterized protein LOC131619108, giving the protein MLIRVVDLWVILEKNGQQPLEMVLQDGKFQVWNGSRLHINLVHPRVAEFKTSLGENALSNIPSPSQSLTQDLSIQSTNNFYTSFGEIKSICVISELGKVSEPPSLDGILGCALAAKLQTKISATNLSAGHGTKAIILGSSRVYCHFNINCYQHDHTIYISMLLFGWSEADNWLIKETMIHLLLGDSSCSDNEEGDMKLIQKITLRIGGVSTNWMFSCL